A stretch of Pristis pectinata isolate sPriPec2 chromosome 26, sPriPec2.1.pri, whole genome shotgun sequence DNA encodes these proteins:
- the pex10 gene encoding LOW QUALITY PROTEIN: peroxisome biogenesis factor 10 (The sequence of the model RefSeq protein was modified relative to this genomic sequence to represent the inferred CDS: inserted 1 base in 1 codon), which produces MPMLPANQPHFIRSNQKDEYYLSSLRSCANDVFQSFAGARRWLEWRKEIELLAELMYFSLTTFAGYQTLGEEYVNIIQVDCSGQRVPSRGRRAALIILHTCVPYLLDRGLNRLELELQAESEGIRXGWRADGVLARPRVSQWLWSTVNALTSQQKKALLQAIYILRQVVSFLHRLHLGIFYLNGAFYHIAKRFTNITYLCVRGLFRDSAGIRWSYELLGKVSLLQLVLMVIMQVNSHRQRQRARQEWKLHRDLPCSRNPSQDLPVRNSRCILCLEERRHSTATPCGHLFCWECITEWCNTKAECPLCREMFQPHKLIYLRHYI; this is translated from the exons ATGCCCATGCTGCCTGCGAACCAGCCTCATTTCATTCGTTCCAACCAGAAGGATGAGTACTACCTAAGCTCACTACGGAGCTGTGCCAATGATGTTTTCCAGAGCTTTGCTG GTGCGAGGCGATGGCTGGAatggaggaaggagatagagttgCTGGCAGAGTTGATGTACTTTTCTCTAACCACATTTGCAG GTTATCAGACGCTGGGTGAGGAGTACGTTAACATCATCCAGGTGGACTGCAGTGGGCAGCGGGTGCCTTCCCGCGGCAGGCGGGCAGCTCTCATCATCCTTCACACCTGTGTTCCTTACCTGCTGGACCGAGGACTGAACCgcctggagctggagctgcaagCTGAGAGTGAGGGCATCC ACGGCTGGAGAGCAGATGGGGTGCTGGCACGGCCCAGAGTCTCCCAATGGCTGTGGAGCACGGTCAATGCCCTGACCAGCCAGCAGAAGAAAGCGCTGCTGCAGGCCATCTACATCCTGCGACAGGTGGTCTCCTTCCTCCACCGCTTGCACCTGGGCATCTTCTACCTCAACGGTGCTTTCTACCACATCGCCAAACGATTCACCAACATCACCTAT CTATGTGTGCGTGGTCTGTTCCGTGACAGTGCTGGAATCCGGTGGAGTTATGAATTGCTAGGGAAGGTTTCATTGCTGCAGTTGGTCCTGATGGTCATCATGCAAGTTAACAGCCACAGGCAGAGGCAGCGTGCCCGGCAAGAGTGGAAACTTCACCGCGACCTTCCATGCTCAAG AAATCCCTCCCAGGACCTCCCAGTCCGCAACTCCCGGTGTATACTGTGTTTGGAAGAACGAAGGCACTCGACAGCTACTCCATGTGGCCACCTCTTCTGTTGGGAGTGCATCACGGAATGGTGCAACACAAAG GCAGAATGTCCTCTCTGCCGGGAGATGTTCCAGCCCCACAAACTAATCTACTTGCGTCATTACATTTAG